From one Zhongshania sp. R06B22 genomic stretch:
- a CDS encoding diguanylate cyclase, whose translation MPSVLVVEDNAALASMAKAIIEDIIGFTACVARNGAEAKSLLKNDPQRFTVALVDLNLPDAPNGEIVPVVQSYDIPVIVLTGYFGDELRKKMIELGVVDYVLKKNISAYEYACHLAQRVHRNHSTKVLIVDDSKSALLMLKRHLEIQRLQVITAENGKDALLKMAEHPDIKLVITDYNMPEMDGFELIQQLRIRHPKDQLAIIGLSSSGEARLSAQLLKSGANDFIGKPFSYEELLCRVNQNLDYLDHIQDIRDAANRDYLTKLHNRRYFFNEGKLLHQRALFQETPLSLAMIDIDHFKKINDRYGHEAGDTALKHMADLLRGEFPDDLVARFGGEEFCILSTTDSANTYKRFDEFRRKVADSLVHEDNYQFGFSVSIGISSVQNEQLDASIHAADLNLYRAKEQGRNQVISSCQSQ comes from the coding sequence ATGCCAAGCGTCCTGGTTGTAGAAGATAACGCGGCGCTAGCCAGCATGGCGAAAGCGATCATCGAAGATATTATTGGCTTCACGGCTTGTGTCGCCCGCAATGGGGCGGAGGCCAAATCCCTGCTAAAGAATGACCCTCAGCGCTTTACCGTCGCACTGGTGGACCTAAATCTGCCAGATGCACCTAACGGCGAAATAGTACCTGTCGTGCAATCATACGATATTCCGGTGATAGTGCTCACCGGTTATTTCGGCGACGAATTGCGTAAAAAAATGATTGAACTGGGCGTGGTAGATTACGTCCTAAAGAAAAATATTAGCGCCTACGAATACGCCTGCCACCTAGCCCAGCGAGTGCATCGCAATCACTCGACCAAAGTCCTTATTGTCGACGATTCAAAGTCAGCATTATTAATGCTGAAACGTCATTTGGAGATCCAGCGCCTGCAAGTTATCACCGCCGAAAACGGCAAAGATGCCTTGCTCAAAATGGCCGAGCATCCAGATATCAAACTGGTTATCACAGACTACAATATGCCAGAAATGGATGGCTTCGAACTTATTCAACAACTTAGGATACGCCACCCCAAAGACCAGCTCGCTATTATTGGCCTATCCAGTTCTGGGGAGGCGCGACTGTCCGCGCAGCTGCTCAAGAGTGGCGCCAACGATTTTATTGGCAAGCCTTTTAGCTATGAAGAGTTACTGTGCCGGGTTAATCAGAATCTCGACTATCTCGATCATATTCAAGATATTCGCGACGCCGCCAACCGCGATTACTTAACCAAGCTTCACAATCGTCGCTATTTCTTTAACGAAGGGAAACTCTTGCATCAAAGAGCACTGTTTCAAGAAACACCGCTATCGCTAGCCATGATTGACATTGACCACTTTAAGAAAATCAACGACCGCTATGGCCACGAGGCAGGCGATACCGCATTGAAGCATATGGCGGATCTACTGCGTGGTGAATTTCCAGATGATCTCGTTGCACGTTTTGGCGGTGAAGAGTTTTGTATTTTAAGTACCACCGATAGCGCTAATACTTATAAACGCTTTGACGAATTTAGACGCAAAGTTGCAGACAGCCTCGTACATGAAGACAACTACCAATTCGGATTTTCTGTCAGTATTGGTATTTCCAGTGTGCAGAATGAACAGCTCGACGCCAGCATCCACGCTGCTGACCTCAACCTTTATAGAGCCAAAGAGCAGGGAAGAAATCAGGTCATTTCCAGCTGCCAGTCGCAGTAA
- a CDS encoding YifB family Mg chelatase-like AAA ATPase, which produces MPLATIYSRAKLGINAPLVTVEVHLSGGLPAFNIVGLPEASVRESRDRVRSALINSRFDFPVSRITVNLAPADLPKEGGRFDLPIAVGILLASGQVPAAPLKDLELIGELGLSGELRAVDAALPAAIQANLAGHILILPAANSGLASIVDDTGLREADSLLAVAAHLHGQNALPFAGASVEAIDSNNYPDLCDVKGQVGAKRALEIAAAGGHSLLLCGPPGTGKTLLANRLPGILPPLTESERLDIATVQSVAGQPLRLHRPFRSPHHTASAAALVGGGSYPRPGEISLAHNGVLFLDELPEYPRKVLEVLREPMESGEVIISRAMQQLTFPAKFQLVGAMNPCPCGYDGDESKDCRCTPDQIQRYRSKLSGPLLDRIDLRITVPRLPPGVLQDASKAETSAVVRERVCAARNRQHERSPNINARLSAEEVARFCELDEASKKFMLRAEQKLGLSARAHHRLIKIARTIADLAGDKSISLAHLQEAIMYRGDQ; this is translated from the coding sequence ATGCCGCTAGCCACCATTTACAGTCGCGCCAAACTGGGCATTAATGCTCCGCTAGTCACCGTTGAAGTCCACTTATCTGGCGGGCTTCCCGCCTTCAATATTGTTGGTCTACCTGAAGCCTCTGTGCGCGAAAGTCGCGACCGGGTGCGCTCAGCGCTGATTAATTCGCGCTTCGACTTTCCCGTCAGTCGCATAACCGTCAATCTCGCGCCGGCGGATTTACCCAAGGAGGGCGGCCGCTTTGATCTGCCAATTGCAGTTGGCATTTTACTCGCGTCCGGGCAGGTGCCAGCCGCGCCCTTAAAGGATTTGGAGCTTATTGGCGAGCTGGGCTTAAGCGGCGAACTACGCGCCGTCGACGCCGCCCTGCCAGCCGCTATTCAGGCAAATTTGGCAGGTCATATTCTCATTTTACCCGCTGCAAATTCCGGACTGGCCTCCATTGTCGACGACACTGGCCTGCGCGAAGCGGACTCCTTACTCGCGGTGGCCGCACACTTACACGGCCAAAACGCCCTACCCTTCGCGGGCGCCAGCGTTGAGGCCATAGATAGCAATAACTACCCCGATCTCTGCGACGTTAAAGGGCAAGTCGGTGCCAAGCGTGCGCTAGAGATTGCGGCGGCTGGCGGCCATAGCTTATTACTATGCGGCCCACCGGGAACCGGGAAAACCCTGCTCGCCAATCGTCTACCCGGAATTTTGCCGCCCTTAACCGAATCAGAGCGCCTAGATATCGCCACCGTGCAATCTGTCGCCGGCCAGCCATTGCGGCTGCATCGACCTTTCCGATCGCCCCATCACACCGCCTCTGCTGCAGCCTTAGTGGGCGGCGGAAGCTATCCTCGGCCGGGCGAAATATCCCTGGCCCACAACGGCGTTTTGTTCTTAGATGAGCTGCCGGAATATCCGCGCAAAGTGCTGGAAGTATTACGTGAACCGATGGAATCGGGGGAAGTCATTATCTCCCGAGCCATGCAACAACTAACATTTCCGGCAAAATTTCAGTTGGTAGGGGCAATGAATCCATGCCCCTGCGGTTATGACGGGGACGAAAGTAAAGATTGCCGCTGCACGCCCGACCAGATTCAGCGTTACCGCAGTAAATTATCCGGCCCGCTTTTAGACCGTATTGATCTGCGTATCACCGTGCCTAGGCTTCCGCCCGGTGTTCTGCAAGATGCGAGTAAGGCAGAAACTAGCGCAGTGGTTCGGGAGCGTGTTTGTGCAGCTCGAAACCGCCAGCATGAGCGCAGCCCCAATATCAATGCGAGACTTAGCGCCGAGGAAGTAGCCAGATTCTGCGAGTTAGATGAAGCCAGTAAGAAATTCATGCTCCGCGCCGAGCAAAAGCTAGGTCTGAGCGCCCGCGCCCACCACCGCCTGATCAAAATCGCCCGCACGATTGCCGATCTTGCGGGCGACAAGAGCATTAGCCTTGCACACTTACAAGAAGCCATTATGTATCGCGGTGACCAATAG
- a CDS encoding accessory factor UbiK family protein, whose product MAKPDFISQLAQQAGRLINNGPEIQQDIEEKVQVLLQGGFSRLNMVSRDEFDAQVAVLNRTRSKLEALEKQLAELSAQLESQAADKT is encoded by the coding sequence ATGGCCAAACCCGATTTTATTTCTCAGCTGGCGCAGCAAGCCGGCCGCTTAATTAACAACGGTCCTGAAATTCAGCAGGACATCGAAGAAAAAGTGCAGGTCTTACTGCAAGGCGGTTTCAGTCGCTTAAATATGGTTTCTCGCGACGAATTTGACGCCCAAGTCGCGGTACTCAATCGGACCCGCAGCAAGCTAGAAGCCCTAGAAAAACAACTTGCCGAACTGAGCGCTCAGTTAGAAAGCCAAGCTGCAGACAAGACGTAA
- a CDS encoding urease accessory protein UreD → MTARASTPDLSPVTSAELIPTKSWQASIELGFRAGKIRTDLVRSLHKGPLRVQRPFYPEEECCHVYLLHPPGGMVPGDALRVALNLDPGAHALLTTPSAGKVYRSDAAKTVQSQGVSAYIGNDACLEWLPQETIIFEGAEAELSNHFALHGNASLCAWDIVVLGRRASGECFSRGRCTQKIDISRDGVVLLKERTEWLGGSRMLDAPWGMGGMSVSGTLFATLQCDQHMMDTLREGLAELVVSRGWLPAEWGLSQKRDIFLARYLGNSPEQCRKGFIWLWSQLRPLLNGRAACPPRIWNT, encoded by the coding sequence TTGACGGCCCGTGCAAGCACACCAGACCTATCGCCAGTGACAAGCGCCGAGCTGATACCAACTAAATCTTGGCAAGCGTCGATTGAGCTAGGTTTTCGAGCAGGCAAGATCCGCACTGATTTGGTGCGATCTCTACATAAGGGGCCGTTGCGTGTGCAGCGTCCGTTCTACCCAGAAGAAGAATGCTGTCACGTTTACCTACTTCATCCGCCCGGAGGAATGGTGCCGGGTGACGCTTTGCGGGTGGCTTTGAATCTTGATCCTGGTGCCCATGCTCTGCTAACCACGCCATCCGCCGGTAAGGTCTATCGCAGTGACGCAGCTAAAACTGTCCAGTCGCAGGGTGTGTCGGCATACATCGGCAACGATGCCTGTCTTGAGTGGCTCCCGCAGGAGACCATTATTTTTGAAGGCGCAGAGGCCGAGTTGAGTAACCACTTTGCTCTGCATGGCAATGCCTCTCTATGCGCTTGGGATATTGTGGTGCTTGGGCGTCGCGCCAGTGGTGAATGTTTTAGCCGTGGTCGCTGTACCCAGAAAATTGATATTAGTCGAGATGGTGTTGTGTTGCTGAAAGAGCGCACCGAGTGGCTTGGCGGCAGCAGAATGCTGGATGCACCCTGGGGGATGGGGGGAATGTCGGTCAGCGGCACCTTATTTGCTACGCTGCAATGCGACCAACACATGATGGACACCTTGCGAGAGGGCTTGGCCGAGCTTGTTGTCAGCCGCGGCTGGTTGCCGGCAGAGTGGGGCCTATCGCAAAAGCGCGATATTTTTCTGGCGCGTTACTTGGGGAATTCACCGGAACAGTGTCGCAAAGGTTTTATTTGGTTGTGGTCGCAATTGCGGCCTTTATTGAATGGTCGGGCCGCGTGTCCGCCGCGAATTTGGAATACTTAG
- the ureA gene encoding urease subunit gamma — protein sequence MELSPRDKDKLLIFTAALLAERRKAKGLKLNYPEAIALISAEVMEGAREGRSVAEMMSAGREILGRDDVMDGVAEMIHEVQVEATFPDGTKLVTVHNPIV from the coding sequence ATGGAACTGAGTCCGAGAGATAAAGATAAATTATTGATTTTTACCGCCGCGCTGCTCGCGGAGCGTCGCAAGGCCAAGGGCTTGAAATTAAATTATCCAGAGGCGATTGCACTGATCTCCGCCGAGGTGATGGAAGGCGCAAGAGAAGGGCGCAGCGTGGCAGAAATGATGAGCGCAGGGCGCGAGATCTTGGGTCGCGATGATGTGATGGACGGCGTCGCCGAGATGATTCATGAAGTGCAGGTTGAGGCCACGTTTCCAGATGGCACCAAGCTAGTTACCGTGCACAACCCCATTGTTTAA
- a CDS encoding urease subunit beta, giving the protein MIPGEMHVAQGDIILNVGRETCTIDVANSGDRPIQVGSHYHFFEANPALVFDRQASRGFRLNIAAGTAVRFEPGQSREVELVALAGKREVYGFRGEIMGPLDGAANKGAKS; this is encoded by the coding sequence ATGATTCCAGGTGAAATGCATGTTGCGCAGGGCGATATTATTTTAAATGTGGGCCGCGAGACCTGCACCATAGACGTTGCGAATAGCGGTGATCGGCCTATTCAGGTGGGTTCGCATTATCATTTTTTTGAGGCCAATCCCGCCTTGGTATTTGATCGCCAAGCCAGTCGCGGATTTCGTTTAAATATTGCCGCGGGAACGGCGGTGCGTTTTGAGCCGGGTCAGAGCCGAGAGGTCGAGTTAGTAGCCTTGGCCGGTAAACGCGAAGTCTACGGTTTTCGCGGTGAGATTATGGGGCCCTTGGATGGTGCGGCAAATAAAGGAGCAAAGTCATGA
- the ureC gene encoding urease subunit alpha: MTTIDRRAYADMYGPTVGDRVRLADTELWIEVEKDFTTYGEEVKFGGGKVIRDGMGQSQLGDALTPDTVITNALILDHWGVVKADVAIKAGRITAIGKAGNPDIQPDIDIIIGPCTEVIAGEGQILTAGAIDAHIHFICPQQIEEALMSGVTTMLGGGTGPATGTNATTCTPGAWHLGIMLQAAESFPMNLGFLGKGNASLPAGLEEQLQAGAMGLKLHEDWGTTPASIDCCLSVAEKYDVQVAIHTDTLNESGFVEDTLAAFKGRTIHTYHTEGAGGGHAPDIIKACGSANVLPSSTNPTRPYTVNTVDEHLDMLMVCHHLDPNIPEDVAFADSRIRKETIAAEDILHDLGAFSMISSDSQAMGRVGEVVCRTWQTAHKMKVQRGPLVEDSSGNDNFRARRYISKYTINPAIAHGISHEVGSIAVGKLADLVLWKPAFFGIKPSMIIKGGAIAAAPMGDPNASIPTPQPVHYRMMFGAFGKACVQTSVSFVSQAAIDGGLATTLGLERPLVAVKNCRNVTKADMVLNNYQPLMEVDPDTYEVRADGQLLICEPASELPLAQLYCLF, translated from the coding sequence ATGACAACGATTGACCGCCGCGCCTATGCGGATATGTATGGCCCGACTGTGGGCGATCGGGTTCGTCTCGCAGATACGGAATTGTGGATAGAGGTGGAAAAAGACTTCACTACTTACGGTGAGGAAGTGAAGTTTGGTGGTGGCAAAGTTATTCGCGACGGCATGGGTCAGAGCCAATTAGGTGATGCCCTGACACCGGATACCGTCATTACCAACGCTCTGATTTTAGACCACTGGGGTGTTGTGAAAGCCGATGTGGCCATTAAGGCGGGTCGAATTACCGCTATCGGTAAGGCCGGTAATCCAGATATTCAACCAGATATCGATATTATTATTGGGCCGTGCACGGAAGTGATTGCCGGTGAGGGGCAGATATTAACCGCCGGTGCCATAGACGCGCATATCCACTTTATATGCCCTCAGCAAATTGAAGAAGCGCTGATGAGTGGCGTGACAACCATGCTCGGCGGAGGCACTGGCCCCGCGACTGGCACCAATGCCACAACCTGTACGCCGGGGGCGTGGCATCTGGGTATAATGCTGCAGGCAGCAGAAAGCTTTCCCATGAACTTGGGTTTTCTAGGCAAAGGTAATGCGAGCTTGCCGGCTGGTTTGGAAGAACAATTACAGGCCGGCGCAATGGGTTTAAAGCTCCATGAAGATTGGGGCACCACGCCAGCGTCCATAGACTGCTGCTTAAGCGTAGCGGAAAAATACGATGTGCAGGTGGCAATTCACACCGACACCCTCAATGAATCGGGTTTTGTTGAAGATACCTTAGCCGCCTTCAAAGGCCGGACGATTCATACCTATCACACCGAAGGTGCCGGTGGTGGTCATGCGCCAGATATTATAAAGGCCTGTGGCTCGGCTAATGTCCTGCCGTCGTCAACCAATCCAACCCGTCCCTATACTGTGAATACGGTGGATGAGCATTTGGATATGTTGATGGTCTGTCATCACCTTGATCCTAATATTCCTGAAGATGTAGCTTTTGCGGATTCCCGTATTCGCAAGGAAACGATTGCGGCCGAAGATATTCTTCATGATCTAGGTGCATTTTCGATGATCTCATCTGACTCGCAGGCCATGGGCCGAGTGGGGGAGGTGGTCTGCAGAACGTGGCAGACCGCTCACAAGATGAAGGTGCAGCGCGGCCCGCTGGTGGAGGATAGCAGCGGCAATGATAACTTCCGCGCCCGCCGCTATATTTCTAAATACACTATTAATCCCGCTATCGCCCACGGCATCTCCCATGAAGTAGGCTCTATTGCCGTCGGTAAACTGGCAGATTTAGTTTTATGGAAACCCGCCTTCTTCGGGATTAAACCGTCGATGATTATCAAAGGTGGCGCTATCGCCGCTGCCCCAATGGGTGACCCAAATGCCTCAATCCCCACGCCGCAACCGGTGCATTACCGCATGATGTTTGGGGCCTTTGGCAAAGCCTGTGTGCAAACCTCGGTGAGCTTTGTGAGTCAGGCTGCTATCGATGGCGGTTTAGCAACAACATTGGGGCTAGAACGGCCTTTGGTGGCCGTAAAAAATTGCCGTAACGTCACCAAGGCTGACATGGTATTAAACAATTATCAGCCGCTAATGGAAGTTGATCCCGACACCTATGAGGTGCGGGCCGATGGGCAATTATTGATTTGCGAGCCGGCCAGCGAACTGCCGCTGGCGCAGTTGTACTGTCTGTTTTAA
- the ureE gene encoding urease accessory protein UreE has translation MLECYELGDGTSDIRLVLNYQERQRSRYRAKSVCGLDVAWFVERGKVLADGEILVANSGEKIMVVAAEETVSEVCSDDVLLLTKAAYHLGNRHVPLQIEAGELRYQHDHVLDDMLRGLGLTVLVTDKTFHPENGAYHNSGGHAQSHSHDDGHSHSHHEHQHG, from the coding sequence ATGTTGGAATGCTATGAGCTGGGTGATGGCACTAGCGACATCCGCTTGGTATTAAATTATCAGGAGCGGCAGCGCAGTCGCTATCGCGCAAAATCGGTGTGCGGCTTAGATGTGGCCTGGTTTGTTGAGCGTGGAAAAGTGCTCGCCGACGGCGAAATATTAGTCGCCAATAGTGGCGAGAAAATCATGGTGGTGGCGGCCGAAGAAACCGTGTCAGAAGTGTGTAGTGACGATGTCTTACTGCTGACGAAAGCGGCCTATCATTTAGGGAATCGCCATGTCCCCTTGCAAATTGAGGCGGGCGAACTGCGTTATCAGCACGATCATGTGCTCGATGATATGTTGCGGGGTCTCGGGCTTACGGTGTTAGTCACCGATAAAACCTTTCATCCAGAAAACGGTGCCTATCACAATAGCGGTGGCCATGCGCAAAGCCACAGCCATGACGACGGCCATAGCCACTCTCATCATGAGCATCAACATGGCTAA
- a CDS encoding urease accessory protein UreF, with protein sequence MAKPLLHLMQIVSPALPVGAYAYSQGLEYAVERAWVSDLDGAADWIGEVLSHSVGGLDLPVLLRLLAAWRHNDIQMVQYWNHTLQASRESRELLLEDVQMGEALLRLLVSLEVPSAVQWPLAEPISFATGFAMAARHFEIDDDDALSGFAWSWLENQAAAAVKLVPLGQTDGQRLLMALMPRIEKTVADAYLCADDDIGAGLPGLAMASMQHETQYSRLFRS encoded by the coding sequence ATGGCTAAACCATTATTGCACCTCATGCAGATAGTTAGCCCGGCCCTGCCGGTGGGCGCCTATGCCTATTCTCAGGGTTTAGAGTATGCGGTAGAGCGCGCATGGGTTAGTGATTTGGATGGCGCCGCTGACTGGATTGGCGAAGTACTGAGTCACAGTGTGGGTGGGCTAGATTTGCCGGTCCTGCTGCGTTTGTTAGCCGCATGGCGGCACAATGATATACAGATGGTGCAATATTGGAATCACACCTTGCAGGCGTCGCGAGAGTCGCGCGAGCTACTGCTAGAGGATGTGCAAATGGGTGAAGCACTGCTGCGCCTTTTAGTTTCCTTGGAGGTCCCCTCTGCGGTTCAGTGGCCTTTAGCTGAACCCATCAGTTTTGCTACCGGATTCGCGATGGCCGCTCGTCATTTTGAAATAGATGATGATGACGCGCTTAGTGGTTTCGCGTGGAGTTGGCTGGAAAATCAAGCGGCCGCCGCAGTCAAGCTAGTGCCGCTGGGTCAAACCGATGGCCAGCGTTTATTAATGGCGTTAATGCCCCGCATCGAAAAGACCGTGGCAGATGCCTATCTGTGTGCAGACGACGATATTGGTGCGGGCTTGCCGGGTTTGGCGATGGCGTCTATGCAGCATGAAACCCAGTATTCAAGATTATTTCGCTCTTAA
- the ureG gene encoding urease accessory protein UreG codes for MKKPALRLGIGGPVGSGKTALVKTLCAELRGRFDIAVITNDIYTREDAEFLLRHEVLSQDRILGVETGGCPHTAIREDASMNLSAVAELSGRFPDLELIMIESGGDNLAATFSPELSDLTIYVIDVSAGDKIPRKGGPGITRSDLLVINKTDLAPLVGADLGVMDRDAKKMRGDRPFIFSNLKDGSGVAEIVSFVVEQGMLGR; via the coding sequence ATGAAAAAGCCCGCCTTACGGCTTGGTATTGGTGGACCGGTTGGCTCCGGTAAAACGGCCTTGGTGAAAACCCTGTGCGCTGAATTGCGTGGCCGTTTCGATATTGCGGTCATCACCAATGATATTTATACCCGCGAAGATGCCGAATTTTTATTGCGTCATGAGGTCCTGTCTCAGGATCGTATCCTCGGTGTAGAAACCGGTGGCTGCCCCCACACCGCTATTCGGGAAGATGCCTCTATGAATCTTTCTGCGGTGGCTGAGCTAAGTGGCCGCTTCCCAGATCTTGAATTGATCATGATAGAGAGCGGCGGCGATAATTTAGCTGCCACGTTCAGCCCGGAGCTGTCTGATCTTACTATCTATGTGATCGACGTTTCTGCCGGTGACAAAATCCCCCGTAAAGGCGGCCCCGGTATTACTCGCTCCGATTTACTGGTGATCAATAAAACCGATTTGGCGCCGCTGGTAGGTGCTGACCTAGGGGTGATGGATAGAGACGCGAAAAAAATGCGTGGCGACAGGCCGTTTATTTTTAGTAATTTAAAAGACGGAAGTGGCGTTGCCGAGATCGTTAGCTTTGTCGTCGAACAGGGCATGTTGGGACGCTAA
- a CDS encoding urease accessory protein UreH, whose protein sequence is MADMAPLLSMLLLGFSAGVIHAFDADHIAAVSGIGGQNGGRHSFRFALHWGFGHGIAVIAVATLVLVAGAAIPTQFSAVAESAVAWMLIAIGAMTFIHLWQQHQNTEAAAPRSHNASLIGLVHGSAGSAPLLAVIPAAGMTSPTLGMLHVVVFNIGLILAMAGVGAALRSGLSAAGRYHHAFQLSIQSALGVFATSFGVFLLLSH, encoded by the coding sequence ATGGCTGACATGGCGCCCTTATTAAGTATGTTGCTGCTGGGGTTTTCGGCAGGGGTTATCCACGCCTTTGATGCTGATCATATCGCCGCTGTGAGTGGCATTGGTGGGCAGAATGGCGGGCGTCATAGTTTTCGATTTGCCCTGCACTGGGGTTTTGGCCATGGCATTGCAGTGATCGCTGTCGCGACGCTTGTATTGGTGGCCGGCGCGGCAATACCTACTCAATTTAGCGCGGTCGCAGAGTCTGCGGTGGCGTGGATGCTGATTGCGATTGGCGCGATGACATTTATCCATCTGTGGCAGCAGCATCAGAACACAGAAGCCGCCGCACCGCGGAGCCACAATGCAAGCTTGATCGGTTTGGTCCATGGTAGTGCAGGATCGGCGCCCTTATTGGCCGTTATTCCGGCGGCGGGTATGACCAGCCCCACTCTGGGGATGTTGCATGTCGTGGTGTTTAATATTGGTTTAATATTGGCGATGGCTGGCGTGGGTGCCGCACTGCGCAGCGGTTTGTCGGCGGCGGGTCGTTATCATCACGCATTCCAGCTTTCTATCCAATCGGCCTTGGGTGTATTCGCTACCAGCTTCGGTGTTTTTCTATTGTTATCTCATTAA
- the urtA gene encoding urea ABC transporter substrate-binding protein, whose translation MKSPKSIKAFAKHSSIVLAAATLSLSASIAQAADTIKVGVLHSLSGTMAISETTLKDTVLMLIEDQNKKGGILGKKLEAVVVDPASNWPLFAEKAKELLDKDKVDVIFGCWTSVSRKSVLPVIEELNGLMFYPVQYEGEESSKNVFYTGAAPNQQAIPAVDYLMSESGGSVKRWVLAGTDYVYPRTTNKILEAYLKSKGVAEKDIMINYTPFGHSDWQTIVSDIKKFGSQGKKTAVVSTINGDANVPFYKELANQGMSAEDIPVVAFSVGEEELSGFDTGPLVGHLAAWNYFMSADAKANDEFIDKWIAYIGDDKRVTNDPMEATYIGFNMWVKAVEKAGTTDVDKVSSALIGVSVPNLTGGVATMLPNHHLTKPVLIGEIQENGQFDIVWQTEAAVPGDAWTDFLPESAKLIADWQDPKIMCGNYNTETKKCSGQNY comes from the coding sequence ATGAAGAGTCCTAAATCTATAAAGGCTTTTGCCAAGCACAGTAGTATTGTGCTGGCAGCCGCGACGCTGTCGTTAAGCGCCTCGATTGCACAGGCCGCAGACACTATTAAAGTCGGTGTACTGCATTCGCTGTCCGGTACGATGGCAATCAGTGAAACAACCTTGAAAGATACGGTGTTGATGCTGATTGAAGATCAAAACAAAAAAGGTGGAATTTTAGGCAAAAAGTTAGAAGCCGTGGTTGTTGACCCCGCATCTAACTGGCCGCTATTTGCAGAAAAAGCGAAGGAGCTATTAGACAAAGACAAAGTTGATGTCATCTTCGGTTGCTGGACTTCGGTTTCTCGTAAATCAGTACTGCCCGTTATCGAAGAATTAAATGGTCTTATGTTCTACCCCGTTCAATACGAAGGTGAAGAATCTTCTAAGAATGTTTTCTACACCGGCGCTGCGCCTAATCAGCAGGCTATCCCTGCTGTTGATTATTTGATGAGTGAGTCAGGTGGTTCTGTTAAGCGCTGGGTATTGGCAGGTACGGATTATGTTTATCCCCGTACTACCAATAAAATTCTTGAAGCCTATCTTAAAAGCAAAGGTGTTGCTGAAAAAGATATCATGATCAACTACACGCCTTTCGGTCATTCTGACTGGCAGACTATTGTCTCTGATATCAAGAAATTCGGCTCACAAGGTAAAAAGACCGCTGTTGTTTCTACCATCAATGGTGATGCCAACGTGCCCTTTTACAAAGAGCTGGCTAATCAGGGTATGTCTGCAGAAGATATTCCTGTAGTGGCTTTCTCGGTTGGCGAAGAGGAGCTTAGCGGTTTCGACACTGGTCCGCTGGTTGGGCATCTTGCCGCATGGAACTACTTCATGAGCGCAGACGCAAAAGCGAATGATGAGTTCATCGACAAGTGGATTGCCTATATTGGTGATGACAAGCGCGTGACTAACGATCCAATGGAAGCTACTTACATTGGCTTTAACATGTGGGTAAAAGCCGTTGAGAAGGCTGGTACAACTGATGTGGATAAAGTTTCATCTGCGTTGATTGGTGTTAGCGTGCCTAACTTAACCGGTGGCGTTGCAACGATGCTGCCAAATCACCACCTGACTAAGCCGGTTCTTATTGGTGAAATTCAGGAAAATGGTCAGTTTGATATTGTTTGGCAAACTGAAGCTGCCGTGCCTGGTGATGCCTGGACTGACTTCCTTCCAGAAAGTGCCAAATTGATTGCGGATTGGCAAGATCCAAAAATCATGTGTGGTAACTACAACACTGAAACTAAAAAGTGTTCAGGTCAAAACTACTAG